From Faecalicatena sp. Marseille-Q4148:
CGCCGAAAGTCTCATGGGTCTGCAACCGCCACATGGCAAGTTTCCCGATTTCCAGCTTCACATCCTCGAAAGGATAGAGCAGACAGGTAAGCTCTCCGTACTGGAAAGTGGAAACGTCCTTAAATTTGCTGCCGTCCTTCAAAATACCTGCCTCGGTGAACATCTCATTGATCCCGTCCACCCATTCCTGTGCGTCTCCGCCACACCCCTGCAAAATCAGTCCGTCTTTGCCTTCCATACGGCGAAGGTCCTCTGTTGTGATTGTATTGATACTCAAATAAACCGCCTCCTATCGTTCCTGTTGATGGTTGGTTTTCGGCCGGATGGTTTCTGCCTCCGGCTGTTTCTTTAGCTGCCTGCGGACAGAGGGCTTCTGTTCCGCTTTCCTCATATCCGCAAAAATATCTGACATGGGCCGCTCCCAGCGGTTCCCAAATCCCCGGAGTACCGTGTCCGCCAGTGCGCCGTTCTCCCGGAACATTTCTAAGGTACTGTATGCCCGGTCAAACAAATCCGCACACCGTTCATCCACGTTGGGGGCAAAGTGGATCACCCCATAGGGATAATTGCCACCGGTTCCAATCCATCCCCTTACAAAATCATCAAAATCCTTTGTGATCCCGGCATCGGCCAGTTCCACCGCATGGCTGGAATCCGTCAGGCTTGCTGCCGCATATTGCCTGCCTAAGACCAGCACCCCCGTGTCCGGGTTATACAGAAAGCGCCGGTTGTCAATCTGCTGCATGTCAATGGCCTGTGTCCGTGTGTCGATCCGCATGATTTCCTTTGTAATCGCTATATCCTTTATCTGCATCCCTCCTGTCTGTTTTGAATCTGTCCGCAACTTAACCCTATTTCAGAGCACCAGAGTATTCTAATACAGCTACCTAAATGACAAGGGCCGGAAAGCCTTTGAAATCAAGCTCTTTTTTGGCTAACTTGCGGACATATCACTACTTATTCCGGCGTTCCCGCCGCTTTCGTTCCCGCTCATACTTCCGCCTGGCAGATACCCGGCACATATCGGAACAATACGCCTGGCTGGTGGTGGGAAGATACGCCCTGCCGCAGACCGGACAGGTTTTCTGCCTCATGGACGTGTCCTCCCCGGTAATAGCGGATTCCAGCGCCGGGTCAGCCGGCAGCACCGCCTCCCGGAAATACCGGCAGTAAGAACCGGTCCACCATTTCTGCAGCATGTAACAGGGGCAGTCCAAAGGCAGACAGAGCTGGTCCTGATTGTCATAGTTGGCGCAGCATTTTGTTACCTGCTTTCGGATCGCCGCCCGCTGGTCGCGTGTCAGTTCCCGTGGCGGCCGGCTGCTCATTTGCGCCTGCCTTTCTTTGCCGGAAATTCCAACTTGAAATTCACATACTTATCCCCGGTATCATCCAGGATCACTACCGCGTCATAGGTTTTCCCCGTTTTTTCGCTGTAAAGCCCGGACATGGAAACGCGGCCCTCTTTCAAAAGAGCCGCCGCCACAGATTTTGTAATGGATTTTTTCTTACTGGAAAAGAATTTATTGTCTTTCCAGAGGGCAAAAGAGCATTCCCGGTTATCACAGAAGAATCCCTTTTTGCCCTCATATACCGGGGCGCCGCAGCGGGGGCAGACGCCGACAGCCTCATGCGCTTTTCCCTTTGCGTCGGGAAACAGGGAAGCAAAGCGTTCCTCCGGGGCGGTATGCTCCTTTACCAGCGCACGGCTCATATCTGCAATCCCTTCCATGAATGATTCTGCGGAAAGTTCGCCCCGTTCCACCTGTTTCAGCCTGGATTCCCATTCTGCGGTCAGAATCGGTGATTTGATGTTGTCCGGCAGTACAGCAATCAGGTTTGTGCCTTTCTCCGTGGGGATAAGCTGCTTTTTCTTCCGCTGCACAAATCCGGTGGAGACCAGCTTTTCCAGCGTGGCCGCACGGGTGGCCGGGGTGCCTAAACCTTTTCGCTCGGCATCTTCCGGCATATCTTCCGCACCGGCTGTCTCCATTGCCGCCAGAAGGGAATCTTCGGTATAGTGTTTCGGCGGGGAAGTCTTGCCCTCCCGGACGCCGGCAGAGACCGTTTCAAAAATCTGTCCTTCCTGCAGCATAGGGAGGGAAGCGTCCGTGTCGCCGCCATCCTCCGGCCCGGATTCTTTCAATCCCATGCGGTAGAGGCGTTCCACCTCTTTCCATCCGGCCTGTAAAACGGTTTTTCCCTTTGCCGTAAACAAATACCCCTGGCAGTCCAGAACCGCCGTCACCGCCTCGAACCGGTGCGTCTGTGCCGTGGCAGAAAGGAGCCTTGCAGCAATCAGCGTCAGCACATCCCGCTCCCCGGAAGGAAGCTCCGATAGATCCGTCCGGGCAATCTCCACTGTAGGGATGATCGCGTGGTGGTCGGTCACTTTGCTGCCATCCGTTACACGGTCAATATCCGGCTCCCCGGCGCATCCCTTTCCAAAAGGCATATTTCCCCGCAGCCAGAGGACCAGGGAAGCGGCGGTTGCCTGCATATCCTCGGAGAGATACTGGCTGTCCGTCCGGGGATAGGTTGCCAGCTTTTTCTCATAAAGGGACTGCACATAGTCAAGGGTCTGTTGGGCGGTATAGCCATAGATACGGTTACATTCCCGCTGTAAAGTCGTCAGGTCATAGAGGTGGGGCGTCTGCACGGTCTTGACCTGCTTTTCCACGGACTGTACCGAAGTGGCCTGTTTATCGCACTCTATACGGATTGTGTCGGCTTCGGCTTTTTCAGCCAGCTTTTCACCGGAGGCGGTAAACCCGCCGCAGGTAATCTCCGGCACATAGAACGGCCTGCTTACAAATGCCCCAATATCCGCCTCCCGCTGTACCAGCAGCGCCAGGGTGGGCGACATCACACGGCCCACATTCAGCGTGACCCCGTACAGGACAGAGAAAAGCCGGGTAGCGTTAATCCCAACCAGCCAGTCAGCCCCGGCCCGGCAGACCGCCACATCATAGAGTGTATCGTAATCACTTCCGGGGCGCAGGTGTTCAAAGCCGTCCCGGATCGCAGCATCCTCCATACTGGAAATCCAGAGGCGTTCCATTGGTTTCTTACATCCAGCGTGTTCGTAGACCAGACGGAAGATCAGCTCACCCTCACGCCCGGCGTCTGTTGCGCACACCACGGAATCCACCCCTTTGTCCTTCATCAGCCGGCACAGAAGGGCAAGCTGTTTCTTTTTATCCTTTGGGACCTCATATTTCCATGTTTCCGGCAGGATAGGCAGGTCAGCGTAACGCCATCTGGCATACTGTTCCCCGTAAGCCTCCGGCTGTGCCAGTTCCAGAAGGTGCCCTATGCACCAGCTCACCAGATAGCCGCCGCCCTCCAGATAGCCGTCTTTTTTCTCATTCGCACCTAATACCGCCGCCAGCGACATGGCGACAGAGGGCTTTTCCGCAATTACCAACTTCATTGTTCCGTCCTCCTTTGCAGTTGTTCAAATTCTTCGTCCGCCTGTTTTCCGGACTGTAAAAGGCACATCAGCACAACGCCGGCAGACATCCCTCCTGTGAATGTCAGGAAGTGTATAAGTATGTTCCACATAAAAATCCCTCCTAAATTTGGATATAAAAAGAGCGAGGGCATTTTCAGTCTTCGCTCTTTATTTCAGATATTCAATTATAGTAGCGGGTAAAAGAAATACCCACAGTGAAACTCGCTCTTTATTTTTTAATACTACAAACAGGAATTTACCTATTTGTCCACAAAATTTTTATATTGTTTTTTAGGCTTATTATGAATATATACAGTACAACTTTGTTTTGGACATATATTTACACAACGATAACACAATGTACAATTATTATTTTGTTTAACTTTTCCATCTGTCATTTTCAAATTATTCATCTGTATCTAGCTCTTTAATTAAATTTGTTCTTTTGTTTTTCTGCTTTATTGTATGTATTAGCTAGCTGCCCACAAGCTGCTTTAATTTCTCTACCATGAGAAACTCTCATGGTAACTTCAAGCCCTGTTTGTTCTAATTGGCGTTTGAACGCAACCATTTCCCGTTTTTGTGGCGCTCTAATTTTTGAATTACTTGTCGGGTTGTATTGCAATACGTTAATCATAACATTTTTGCCCTTAAACCATTTTGCAAGTTGCCTTACATCTGAAAGGCGGTCATTTATACCTGGTAAAAGTAAATACGCAAATACAACTTTTCGATTATGCCTTTGAGAATAGGACAAGGCTTGCTTAACAACATCTTCAATAGAATACATGTGCAAATGAGGAATGATACAGTTTCTTGCAGCCTGTGTTGCTGCGTGTAAAGATATTGTCAACTGAATTTTTAGATGTTCTTCGCGTAAATTTTTTAATTGATTGACTGGGCCAACTGTTGATATGGTAATGCCATCGGTTGGAAAGTTAAGCCCATTTCTATCTCGAAGAATATGGATTGCCGCAATCAAGTTGTCGTAATTGA
This genomic window contains:
- a CDS encoding cysteine-rich VLP protein; amino-acid sequence: MSSRPPRELTRDQRAAIRKQVTKCCANYDNQDQLCLPLDCPCYMLQKWWTGSYCRYFREAVLPADPALESAITGEDTSMRQKTCPVCGRAYLPTTSQAYCSDMCRVSARRKYERERKRRERRNK
- a CDS encoding 23S rRNA (adenine(2503)-C(2))-methyltransferase RlmN; translation: MKHIPKYTPTEVLNDPYGFTYKEMSEVIGEDKAKALYTELYKQSPRKKNLSISVEKIYKSNDTEKYVYELKDNKYIETVFIKRRDGGTVCVSTQVGCPVGCIFCESGRNGFVRNLTPSEIVQQVILIRQKVNRIVFMGMGEPLFNYDNLIAAIHILRDRNGLNFPTDGITISTVGPVNQLKNLREEHLKIQLTISLHAATQAARNCIIPHLHMYSIEDVVKQALSYSQRHNRKVVFAYLLLPGINDRLSDVRQLAKWFKGKNVMINVLQYNPTSNSKIRAPQKREMVAFKRQLEQTGLEVTMRVSHGREIKAACGQLANTYNKAEKQKNKFN
- a CDS encoding DUF3789 domain-containing protein; this translates as MWNILIHFLTFTGGMSAGVVLMCLLQSGKQADEEFEQLQRRTEQ
- a CDS encoding DNA topoisomerase 3, with amino-acid sequence MKLVIAEKPSVAMSLAAVLGANEKKDGYLEGGGYLVSWCIGHLLELAQPEAYGEQYARWRYADLPILPETWKYEVPKDKKKQLALLCRLMKDKGVDSVVCATDAGREGELIFRLVYEHAGCKKPMERLWISSMEDAAIRDGFEHLRPGSDYDTLYDVAVCRAGADWLVGINATRLFSVLYGVTLNVGRVMSPTLALLVQREADIGAFVSRPFYVPEITCGGFTASGEKLAEKAEADTIRIECDKQATSVQSVEKQVKTVQTPHLYDLTTLQRECNRIYGYTAQQTLDYVQSLYEKKLATYPRTDSQYLSEDMQATAASLVLWLRGNMPFGKGCAGEPDIDRVTDGSKVTDHHAIIPTVEIARTDLSELPSGERDVLTLIAARLLSATAQTHRFEAVTAVLDCQGYLFTAKGKTVLQAGWKEVERLYRMGLKESGPEDGGDTDASLPMLQEGQIFETVSAGVREGKTSPPKHYTEDSLLAAMETAGAEDMPEDAERKGLGTPATRAATLEKLVSTGFVQRKKKQLIPTEKGTNLIAVLPDNIKSPILTAEWESRLKQVERGELSAESFMEGIADMSRALVKEHTAPEERFASLFPDAKGKAHEAVGVCPRCGAPVYEGKKGFFCDNRECSFALWKDNKFFSSKKKSITKSVAAALLKEGRVSMSGLYSEKTGKTYDAVVILDDTGDKYVNFKLEFPAKKGRRK